GCTTCTTGTTAATTGTTTCTCCTGCTATACATGCATTCAActgctattttttttttttatcatacaGAATGGATGAGATGATGTGTGGACAAAGAGGATGGAGAGAATTAGCAGTCCTGGGAGATAAAATGGACAAAGTTTCTGGTTTTTTTGAAGGGTTTGTATGGTCTCCTAAGGGTGATGAAGCCAATGACCATTTTGATGATTGGCCTCCTGAGGAGGTATTTTTGTGATAGAAAACTAAATTTTTGTCTTAGGTGTATGAAGCAATTTCATTTTGTATGTTACTAGAAAATGTTTCAGTAAGATCTAAGCTACAAGACcttaagtttttcttaagttgCTATGCTCGTTCATGCCAAGGAAATATGCTCTAGATTTTGGTTTTAGGTATATTCTTGCATAATAAACTCTTTATAAATTAGTTTTGTTATTTGCTTATTTGGTAAACTGGAAAATTTTTATGGGAATACCAATAACAGAAGCTTCGTGTCTTGTGAACTTTATACAAACactttttatactatttttagtgaactTAGACGTATTTAATTTTACCAATCAATACTTTTTTAgggaaatgacttaattgaaccAACTCTATGAAGTATGCTAATTTTAATTGAGGTAGGatatagtcaagaattgaacatGATTAGTTAAGTTCACTATATTGTTTTTAGGGCTAGATCAAGAGAGGGCTGTTAACAAAGGAAGAGGAAAGTTATTAGAAACTTTTTGAGTTCTATGAGCCTTTGAGAAGCCTAAACAACGGAAAGTGGATATAATTAAGGAGAAGGAAGATCTTTGCTTGAGGTTTTAAGATTTATTACAAGGATTTTGATACAAATTGGATTGGAAATAATATAAAAGGGGCTTGTGGACCCTTCTTATGTTAAAAGGGGTTGGATTTCTTCTTATTTTGCCCTATGATTCTGTAGAAGAAAATTGGAAAACATGAAGGAAACTAGCATTCTGTCGATAAGTACACTCTGGTTTTCTGTTTAAGAATTTTCTGCAGGTTACCTAGGACTGTCATTTACTGTGGTTACTTGAAGTATCATTTGTGCTTGAGACTTTACTATGATCCATTTAATTCTTTCAATGCAATACCACTAAGTAAGAAGCTTTTGTTTGATTGGTCAAATATGTCTATTTTACTTGTGAGATTCCGATGTTGGCTTTTCTATTGGTTGCAAACTAGGGTTCTCACTCCGATTTTCATGGACCTACTTCTGGATGCACAGCCTGTGTTGCAATAATTCGAAACAAGCAACTAGTTGTTGCTAATGCTGGTGATTCCCGTTGTGTAATATCTAGAAAGGGGCAGgtacaattttcttttctgtagAACCCAGAAAACAGAATTTCAGAATTTTGTTTATTTCCACAGAACCTTTCCTTAAGGCCTCTCAAAGTTGTGAGCTGAAAGGATGTCCACGTTGAATGACAAGTAGTGCTTTTGTCATAAGTTAATACTCTAGCACTTTTAAGGGACTGTTGTTCTTGCCCTTTTAACTGTATGGAAATGGTTGTAGAAAGTAGCACATGCTTTTaccattttcaattttattgatgATATGAGAGTGAAAAACATTTGCTTTAAGTGTAATAGTCACTATATAGCATGTAAAGCATTTATTAATGCTCCACGTTCAgattccttttttcttttacctCTCTCCTTTGGATACACAATATGGTTCCTCTTTAATACGGCGTGGCTTAGCTGCTGCATGCTTTATTTCATAGATGTCACTTTTTACAGGCATATAATTTGTCTAAAGATCACAAGCCAGACCTTGAACTGGAGAAAGATAGGATTCTGAAAGCCGGTGGTTTTATTCAAGTCGGACGTGTCAATGGAAGTTTAAACTTGGCCAGGGCTATTGGTACCTTCTAGATCCAAGGGGGCAATGGATCTAATATTTATTTGCTTGTTGGTTTATGATTGTCTTTCACTTGCAGGAGATGCGGAGTTCAAACAGAACAAAAGTTTACCTGCTGAAAGGCAAATTGTAACAGCTAATCCAGACATCAACACTGTAAGTGAATTGCTTTAGCCTTTAATATTTGTGTTATATTCTAGCTCTTTCAGTAAAATTTCATGCTGGTCAATTGATTTAGTAAAGAGACTACTTTTGTAGTATTCTTTAAGCAAAATTAAAAacttctttttgtatttttaaaaaaaatcagatgCATGTATAAAACTTTTGCTGCCATTTAAGCAAAAGATACATCATTCCCAATTAGTATCCATATTTATCCACATGTTTATAATCTGGTTTTACCCTCTTTAAAATAGGTTGAGATCTGCGATGACGATGAGTTTCTTGTTTTAGCTTGTGATGGGATTTGGTGAGTCTCCTATTGTAAGAACTTGCATTCCTTTTACCCTCCTGCTCTGAAATCAACCTTCGGTCCTACCTGGATACTATTCAGAACACTTAGGTAATTTGCAGTAGATGATTCCAGGCCTGTGACACATTCTGGATGCACACGTGCCTACTTGCTAATCATTCTCAAAGATTAAATATCAAGCAATCTGTCATAggaaatatatacataacatatatatgcTTTGCTCATATTTGTTTATGTATGTATTATGCATTGACATGTGTATATATTAATTTGCTAAAAAGATAAAGAGAACGTAGTGTACCATTTATAGATTCCCTTGGGAATTGGGAGCTTGTAAGATGGCCATTGCTGAGGATGTTTGTTTTCATTAATTTGAAGATAGCATCGTTGTGTTTTGTTGATTAGGGACTGTATGTCAAGTCAACAACTAGTGGATTATGTACGAGAGCAGTTGAACTCTGTAAGTCCCTTGACAAAACATTATAAACCTATCAATATAAAGATTCCATTAATTATCTACAGATCTCTTCCCATGGTGCAGGAAACTAAACTTTCAGCAATCTGTGAGAGAGTATTCGACAGGTGCTTGGCTCCAACAGCTGGTGGGGAGGGATGCGACAACATGACAATGATTCTTGTTCAGTTCAAAAAACCTGTTGGTTCAGGTACTTCTTTGAGCAGCACCCAGCATTGAAAGATCGAGCACCCACGAACCAGGTAAAACGTACATTTGGATTTTGGACCTTAAGAAGCATTAGTCTCTTCTCCCAAGCAAACACGTAATGAATATTACACTTTCTTATTATGTAAGTGATTTGCGGTTTATGATTTGTAAATGATCCAAGGTTTTTTATTTCGCGACTCCGCTATGTCGGGTTTTTCATTTTGTAAATATGGTGTTAATTGTTATGTTTTTCCTTTGAAATGTAAGGGGTTTCCCAGTGACACTACCAACCTAATAAGTTCAAGCGTGCCTGTATCTTGTAAGGTCTAACAAGGATCcgatattattattatcatcatcattgagttttagtttggtttgattgatattattattgttgttacaaTTTAAAGAGGCGAATCCAAACTTGGTTAAGTGAGTAGAATCCTCTATTTTAGATgttgaaaattataaataactTAAACATTGTataagagaaaattttgaatgaaataaaagggaaattttaaaaataaataaaaaatcaaagacGCTGACTCTGGAAATGCTTATGTAGGGAAGGTGGTCAACAAGTAATAATTGGAGAGAGAAAATAATATATAGATATAATGCAATCAGTACACTCGCAATAGCTTTGATAATGCTGTCTCTACAATTGTACAATGAATTGCTAAGTTGACACTTATAACGATTAATGTTTGAAAAActatatgttattttatgtgaaaaatgaACTCGTTTTTTTCAACATGTTGAGGTTCGAAatttctcttgtttttttttctttattttatctaAGCAAGTATTTTTTCTAAAAGAtttttaaagctttaattaaaaaatgagatatttgCTCCAAAATATTCGTAAAACACATCGATAATATgtatttagaaagaaaaaaaactatgcATGTGCAACTTCTTTATCCATTTGTAAAATTAGGGTCAAAACCCaagaatgaaattgaaaattgaattctAAGGTTTATTTAGGAAAAGAGAAGTGTAGGGAGTAAAGAAAAACTCTGGAATACTAGAGATGTGCTTGTTCTCGACTAAAAACATCAGCCAcagtgaataaaaaataataattaaaataaaatgtaaacccctctcctttttattttactatgttcCCAGCGATATACCATTGTTGtttaatagaaatatataaaaatgagttTTGTATGTTCTTAAAGCTCAAAGAATTTTGTGCAATATTGGAATTTCTGATGAAATTACAAGTACAACCAAAATCGAGTATATAAGAATTCACTGAATTAAATCAAACTAGAAAACTAAGAACcaacataaaaattaaacttcaacAAGTTTACTTAGATTAACATATAAGGTTCAGActattaaaacatttttaagttATAATTCTTAATCCGATCCCACTTATAAACAGCTCTAATCATTGGAAAACCAATGAATGGCAGCAGTATCTTTGGCAGCAGGTGCAGGAACATCAGCCATGACCTTTTCTTGGCCCTTGGGGTAATAAATTCCAGTTCGGTCATGAGGAACCCAGCAGCAACTCCCTTCCATGCTACTcctcttcttctcttcctccgccTCCATTTTCATCGGCTCTCGAACCGCATCCGTGCCCTTTGTGCAATATTTCCTCATTATCGGCCTGCATTCTCAACATAAACACACATACACTAATTATCGAGTCTAGAAAAGAGTAAATCATTTTTTCTGGATACAAGGATGCACGTACTTATTACGGAGTCAAAAATGCATTAAAACTTTAAAGGGATGAATGAAACGACATACTTGAAAAATAAGGAATTGATTGAAGGTGATCCTCTAGTAAACGTTGCTGCCATGTGGATATTACTATCTTATCACCAAAGTCCCAAATAGCGGGGAAGTAATGGGCAAATCATATAATGCAATGAAATGGGATTATATAGAGGGAAATGAGGGATGGGCAATTGAACATCTTATCCATTTCTCTCTTTTCGATGAACATTTCTGTTGGGGACCTTTTCACTATTCGTCATGTTTTGCCTTTTTCTCTATTAGGATTAGAAAACATCTTACCTTACCTTTTTCTCTATTCCTTATTATTGTTTGTTGATGtcaatgtaaaattttatattatttaaggttAAATTCACAAGTTGatatataaataatatcatttttcCATTTTGATATTCAAGAGGTAtctaaattactttttttattttcaagtcgATACTTCCATTAGTCAAATggttaagtctatttaaaaaaaaaaacttaacctaGAAAATACTATCTAAATTATATCCTTTTTTCGcaactttttattttcaaaagtgttacctaaactatttttagtactcattttacaccaaaatgctatatttattaaaaaaaagttctAGCCATAATACCGTCacatcatttaaaattttaaaaataattttactttatttctctctttatttttttttcttttttcctttttcttcttttataatatATGGAAGTAAACAATGCTCAAAATTTACACTCCAAAGGTCAAGATGTTAatgattaattttgtttttgaatttcagTGCTTGTTTCTCGACCTGAGGGGATTAAAAAAGTTctttcatcaatgaaaacttgtTTTTTCCAAAACTAGATTAGATTGACTTGTCAAACCGATTGAACAAGGAATCAACTTAGGTACCAATTCGGAAATAAGGGTTGAATCAATTGACTTGTGAACTAATATTTGTCGGTTTAATcatgttaaaaaaattgatttaatcgaTTTTCTCTATtgttaaaatgttattatttttattttatatttttttaataatttagttgAACAAATTGGACGAACCATTCAAATTGAAAATTAGTGGCCTAATTGATTCAACATCGGTCCAGTTCTGAAAACCTTAATTGGCTAACAATTGAATTAATAAAAGGTAACAACTTTGGGAGAAAAGTAATTTATGTTGTGACCAAAAAAAAGTAATTGGCCATAGTTAAAGTATCAATTTGTAggttaagttttttaaaaataaatttaacagcTAGAGGAATAGGATACCGACTTGTGAAGAAAAGGGTAGCTTAGGTATCACTTGTCacaaaaagaaattataatttcaaaaaacaaAGTATAATTTAGATAGATGAATATAATACTGAGATTGAAAGAAAGATATATGATTGATTCAAAAAGCAATAACAAAATTTTGTACAATCCATGCTATTGATCCAACTGTTTTTTTGGTCTTTATTCGGTTTCTACGTTTTACGTCACtggtttttaatatttatgtcgggttgattatttttttatgttaaaattataaagtaaaaatttgaaggttaaaatatgttgtaaGTCTCCAACACCTTgtacatttagaatttagtccctatttttatttataggaatttaatctcactattttttgaattaaaaaattcagttcaattgttatcactattattaAAACTTCTCTATTAAATTTATTGtagtgacattttaaaattaatatatatattgacttGGTAGTCAtgcaacaataaaaataatattaaaaatattaattaggatttttttcttaaaaatactcGTTTGAACTCgtcaatataaaataatttttttatcataatgtTCCTAAGAAAAATTGACTTCAACATTTGattgaaataattaacaatattaactatttaaactaacTAATGACACTACAAAGTAAACGaaccaaattatataaaaaaaattaaagcatataTATTAAATCTAAGTTTCGACAAAGTATAAgagacaaaattaaaatttgaccattatcatataaagtaaataaaaaaaacaaaaggcatACTAAAGTAATGGGAAGCCACTCGTCAAACTCTAAGACTATTAAGACATTTAAATTATATACAATCGTGCAATATTTTTGCAACgtccccctacccgagaccgtcgccggagtcgagcaggagacattacaaaacttatcttagcacttaaacagttttcgtatagtaaactatccatctgctTCACGGTcgctaaaaaatcatatctcgagttacgaaactcaaaatctaattccgtaaa
The sequence above is drawn from the Gossypium hirsutum isolate 1008001.06 chromosome A05, Gossypium_hirsutum_v2.1, whole genome shotgun sequence genome and encodes:
- the LOC121229331 gene encoding probable protein phosphatase 2C 60 isoform X2; translation: MGVYLSTPKTEKLSEDGENDKLRFGLSSMQGWRASMEDAHAAYLDLDDSTSFFGVYDGHGGKAVAKFCAKHLHQQVLKHEAYSAGDIGTSVQKAFLRMDEMMCGQRGWRELAVLGDKMDKVSGFFEGFVWSPKGDEANDHFDDWPPEEAYNLSKDHKPDLELEKDRILKAGGFIQVGRVNGSLNLARAIGDAEFKQNKSLPAERQIVTANPDINTVEICDDDEFLVLACDGIWDCMSSQQLVDYVREQLNSETKLSAICERVFDRCLAPTAGGEGCDNMTMILVQFKKPVGSGTSLSSTQH
- the LOC121229331 gene encoding probable protein phosphatase 2C 21 isoform X1 — translated: MGVYLSTPKTEKLSEDGENDKLRFGLSSMQGWRASMEDAHAAYLDLDDSTSFFGVYDGHGGKAVAKFCAKHLHQQVLKHEAYSAGDIGTSVQKAFLRMDEMMCGQRGWRELAVLGDKMDKVSGFFEGFVWSPKGDEANDHFDDWPPEEGSHSDFHGPTSGCTACVAIIRNKQLVVANAGDSRCVISRKGQAYNLSKDHKPDLELEKDRILKAGGFIQVGRVNGSLNLARAIGDAEFKQNKSLPAERQIVTANPDINTVEICDDDEFLVLACDGIWDCMSSQQLVDYVREQLNSETKLSAICERVFDRCLAPTAGGEGCDNMTMILVQFKKPVGSGTSLSSTQH